The following are from one region of the Desulfuromonas sp. TF genome:
- a CDS encoding secondary thiamine-phosphate synthase enzyme YjbQ — MKSYRKELWFNIPERRGFINITDHVVQCLTESSIREGLCLINAMHITASVFINDDEGGLHRDFDRWLEHLAPHEPLDRYRHNDTGEDNGDAHLKRTIMGREAVVAVTDGKLDFGPWEQIFYGEFDGRRRKRVLVKIIGE; from the coding sequence ATGAAATCCTATCGAAAAGAGCTGTGGTTCAATATTCCCGAACGCAGAGGATTCATCAATATTACCGATCATGTCGTTCAATGCCTGACAGAGAGTTCAATACGGGAGGGGCTCTGTCTGATCAACGCGATGCATATCACGGCATCGGTTTTTATCAATGACGATGAAGGAGGTCTTCACCGGGATTTTGACCGATGGCTGGAGCACCTTGCGCCTCACGAGCCCTTGGATCGATACAGGCACAACGATACCGGTGAGGATAACGGAGACGCCCATCTCAAGAGGACGATCATGGGGCGGGAGGCAGTCGTGGCCGTCACGGACGGAAAACTCGATTTCGGGCCATGGGAACAGATCTTCTATGGCGAGTTCGACGGTCGGCGCCGCAAGAGGGTGCTGGTCAAGATTATCGGCGAATAA
- a CDS encoding ferritin family protein: MSDEQQQACYTFEAAIEMAVEMEEEGFRNYLNAIRIVKNKAAKLILKDAALDELEHKHQLEKALVEGCVEGHALEKPVPTMNLGYLLEKKELGPNANGREALAYAIHLEKGSLDFYRRMVQGCAGAPMAALFENIANDETRHLQSLEDIYEEHFLTEM, encoded by the coding sequence ATGAGCGATGAACAGCAACAAGCCTGTTATACCTTTGAGGCGGCCATCGAGATGGCCGTCGAGATGGAAGAAGAAGGTTTCAGGAATTATCTCAACGCGATTCGCATCGTAAAAAACAAGGCCGCAAAGCTGATTCTCAAGGATGCCGCCCTCGATGAGCTCGAGCATAAGCACCAGCTGGAAAAAGCGCTGGTGGAAGGGTGTGTCGAGGGGCACGCTCTCGAGAAGCCCGTTCCCACCATGAACCTCGGTTATCTTCTGGAGAAGAAGGAACTGGGTCCCAATGCCAATGGCCGGGAAGCTCTTGCCTATGCCATTCATCTGGAGAAGGGCTCCCTGGACTTCTACAGGAGAATGGTTCAGGGGTGCGCCGGCGCTCCCATGGCCGCATTGTTCGAAAATATCGCCAACGATGAGACCCGCCACCTGCAGTCCCTTGAGGACATATACGAGGAACATTTCCTCACGGAGATGTAG
- the htpG gene encoding molecular chaperone HtpG yields the protein MPSKKKMEKGNISIHTENIFPIIKKWLYSEKEIFLRELVSNAVDAIHKLQHVNLIEGLQLSDEYAIDISVDKDAGTLIVRDNGIGMTADEIRKYINQIAFSSAEDFVEKFKDLEDKNQIIGHFGLGFYSSYMVAKKVEIRSLSYRKDARGAHWICDGSTSYEMEEIDKKDRGTEVILHLEDNEKEFLDPVRLREVLKRYCNFLPVLIRLAGDEVNDRNPLWTRTSGEVTEEEYREFYKKLYPLADEPLFWIHLNIDFPFNLKGILYFPRLTTEFDVTKSHIKLFCNQVFVTDNCPEMIPEFLSPLQGCLDAPDLPLNVSRSYLQNEPQVRKIKEVISSRMAAKVNELAKKDRKEFGGIWEDIHTFVKFGMMRDDKFFDKVKDQVIYRSTGDSEYVTLPEYLERARERHENKIFYTNDEAAQTTYLKLFKSQGLEALVLDTPIDSHFIQYLEMKNSEVRFERVDSDVTENLIEDDQTRKLVEKEGEESVEERIKGTFENGLHKEGLTIRVESLKDASVPGMILLSEQSRRFKEMTRMMGKDVGDLFKDHTLLVNSASPVVKNLLKMEEAGRRDEAGMLIEQIYDLAMLTHQAFDKERMESFLERSNRILEVMSQK from the coding sequence ATGCCAAGTAAAAAGAAGATGGAGAAAGGGAACATCTCCATCCATACCGAAAACATTTTCCCGATCATCAAAAAGTGGCTTTACAGCGAAAAGGAGATATTCCTGCGTGAGCTGGTCTCCAATGCGGTGGATGCCATTCACAAGCTGCAGCATGTGAACCTCATCGAAGGATTGCAGCTCTCCGATGAGTACGCGATCGACATCTCCGTGGACAAGGATGCAGGGACCCTGATTGTGCGGGACAACGGCATCGGCATGACCGCCGATGAGATCCGCAAATACATCAATCAGATTGCCTTCTCCTCGGCCGAGGATTTCGTCGAGAAGTTCAAGGACCTGGAGGACAAGAACCAGATCATCGGTCATTTTGGCCTCGGCTTCTATTCCTCCTACATGGTGGCGAAAAAAGTCGAGATCCGATCCCTCTCCTACAGGAAGGATGCCAGGGGCGCCCATTGGATCTGCGACGGCAGCACCAGCTATGAAATGGAGGAGATCGACAAGAAGGACAGGGGGACCGAAGTCATCCTGCACCTCGAGGACAACGAGAAGGAATTTCTCGATCCGGTTCGCCTGCGCGAAGTCCTCAAGCGCTACTGCAACTTCCTGCCCGTCCTCATCCGTCTGGCCGGGGATGAGGTCAACGATCGTAACCCCCTCTGGACCAGAACCTCCGGCGAAGTGACGGAGGAGGAATACCGGGAGTTTTACAAAAAGCTCTATCCTCTCGCCGACGAGCCGTTGTTCTGGATTCACCTTAACATCGATTTTCCCTTCAATCTCAAAGGGATTCTCTATTTCCCCAGGCTCACCACCGAGTTCGACGTCACCAAAAGCCACATCAAACTCTTCTGCAATCAGGTTTTCGTCACCGACAACTGCCCAGAAATGATCCCTGAGTTTCTTAGCCCCTTGCAGGGCTGTCTCGATGCCCCTGATCTGCCTCTGAACGTTTCACGCAGCTACCTGCAGAACGAGCCCCAGGTTCGCAAGATCAAGGAAGTGATCAGCAGTCGGATGGCGGCGAAGGTGAACGAACTCGCCAAAAAAGATCGTAAGGAATTCGGTGGGATCTGGGAGGACATTCACACTTTTGTCAAATTCGGTATGATGCGCGACGACAAGTTCTTCGACAAGGTCAAGGACCAGGTCATCTATCGCTCAACCGGCGACTCCGAATACGTCACTCTTCCCGAATATCTGGAACGGGCCAGGGAGCGCCACGAGAACAAGATCTTCTATACGAACGATGAAGCCGCGCAGACGACCTATCTGAAGCTTTTCAAGAGTCAGGGGCTGGAGGCGCTCGTTCTCGATACCCCCATCGACAGCCATTTCATCCAGTACCTGGAGATGAAGAACTCCGAGGTGCGTTTCGAGCGGGTCGACTCGGATGTCACCGAGAATCTCATCGAAGACGATCAGACCAGGAAACTGGTCGAGAAGGAAGGGGAGGAGAGTGTCGAGGAAAGGATCAAGGGGACTTTCGAGAACGGTCTCCACAAGGAGGGTTTGACCATCCGGGTGGAGAGCCTCAAGGACGCCTCCGTCCCCGGGATGATTCTCCTTTCCGAGCAGAGCCGCCGCTTCAAGGAAATGACCCGGATGATGGGGAAGGATGTCGGCGATCTCTTCAAGGATCATACATTGCTGGTGAACTCGGCCAGTCCCGTCGTAAAGAACCTCCTGAAGATGGAGGAGGCCGGGCGCAGGGACGAGGCCGGAATGCTGATTGAGCAGATCTACGATCTCGCCATGCTCACCCATCAGGCTTTCGACAAGGAGCGGATGGAATCCTTTCTCGAGAGGAGCAACAGAATCCTTGAAGTGATGAGCCAGAAGTGA
- a CDS encoding NAD(P)/FAD-dependent oxidoreductase: MKSLQPTDAIVVGSGPNGLAAGIELARAGLSVTLLEGEDRIGGGVRSAELTLPGFTHDVCSAVYPLGVGSPCFSSLPLADHGLEWIHPPAPLAHPLDDGSAVLLERSLVETGINLGRDSAAYQELMRPLVDGWPQLGGEILAPPHVPRHPLLLARFARHAVRSAESLANSRFTCQRTRALLAGMAAHSFLPLDRPASAAVGLVLGLLGHAVGWPVPRGGAGRISGALEAYFLSLGGRVETGTPVRSLDQLPQTRAVLLDLTPRQLLRIAGDRLNGNYRKRLKRYRYGPGVYKIDWALSGPIPWKSVDCARAGTVHIGGTLEEIAVAEREIWRGGHPERPFVLLAQQSLFDPSRAPDGMHTGWAYCHVPSGSTVDMTEAIESQVERFAPGFRDLILERCTRTAAEYQLYNPNFIGGDINGGVQDLAQILGRPVLKPDPYATGLDGVYLCSSSTPPGGGVHGMCGYHAARSALRNLKIES, from the coding sequence ATGAAATCGCTTCAGCCGACAGACGCCATCGTCGTGGGCTCCGGCCCGAATGGGCTGGCCGCGGGCATCGAACTGGCCCGCGCCGGCCTTTCCGTCACCCTTCTTGAAGGGGAGGACCGGATCGGCGGCGGAGTCCGGTCGGCGGAGCTGACTCTTCCCGGTTTTACCCACGACGTCTGCTCCGCCGTCTATCCCCTGGGGGTCGGCTCCCCCTGTTTCTCCTCCCTTCCCCTGGCCGACCACGGTCTTGAGTGGATACATCCGCCGGCGCCTCTGGCCCATCCGCTCGATGATGGCTCCGCCGTTCTCCTGGAGCGCTCCCTTGTAGAGACAGGTATTAACCTGGGCCGCGACTCCGCAGCCTACCAGGAGCTGATGCGGCCGCTGGTTGATGGATGGCCGCAGCTGGGCGGGGAAATTCTCGCTCCTCCTCACGTGCCCCGGCATCCGCTCCTTCTTGCACGGTTTGCCCGCCATGCGGTCCGCTCGGCGGAATCTCTGGCGAACTCCCGCTTTACCTGTCAGCGTACCCGTGCCTTGCTGGCCGGGATGGCGGCCCATTCTTTTCTTCCCCTCGATCGCCCCGCATCGGCGGCGGTCGGCCTGGTTCTCGGCCTGCTCGGGCATGCAGTGGGATGGCCTGTTCCCCGCGGCGGCGCCGGCCGTATTTCCGGAGCACTGGAGGCGTATTTTCTGTCTTTGGGAGGCCGGGTCGAAACGGGCACCCCGGTCCGCTCCCTTGATCAGCTTCCGCAGACCCGGGCCGTTCTGCTTGATTTAACCCCCCGGCAGCTGTTGCGGATCGCCGGAGACCGTCTGAACGGCAATTACCGCAAACGGCTTAAGCGCTATCGATACGGTCCGGGAGTGTATAAGATCGACTGGGCGCTCTCGGGGCCGATCCCCTGGAAGTCCGTCGACTGCGCCCGGGCCGGCACGGTGCACATCGGCGGCACCCTGGAGGAGATCGCCGTCGCCGAGCGGGAGATCTGGCGCGGAGGTCATCCGGAGCGCCCCTTCGTCCTGCTCGCCCAGCAGAGCCTGTTTGATCCCTCCCGCGCTCCGGACGGAATGCACACCGGCTGGGCCTACTGCCACGTTCCAAGCGGCTCCACCGTCGACATGACCGAGGCGATCGAAAGCCAAGTAGAGCGCTTTGCTCCTGGTTTTCGCGACTTGATTCTGGAGCGCTGCACGCGCACCGCCGCCGAATACCAGCTCTACAATCCGAACTTCATCGGCGGCGATATCAACGGCGGTGTTCAGGATCTGGCGCAGATTCTCGGCCGTCCGGTGCTCAAACCCGATCCCTACGCCACCGGTCTCGACGGCGTTTATCTCTGCTCATCATCCACCCCTCCCGGCGGCGGCGTTCACGGCATGTGCGGGTATCATGCCGCACGGTCGGCCCTTCGAAATCTGAAAATCGAATCGTGA
- the prfB gene encoding peptide chain release factor 2: protein QDWAEMLLRMYLRFCERKGFKTEITDYQPGDEAGVKGVTFTAEGDYAYGWLRAEMGIHRLVRISPFDSSAKRHTSFCSVFVFPELSDEVEVEINDKDLKVDTYRASGAGGQHINKTDSAIRITHLPTGVVVACQSERSQHKNRATAMKQLKARLYELEVGKKEEEASALTGEKKEIAWGSQIRSYVLHPYRMVKDHRTGYEVGNTDAVLDGHLEGFVEAYLLSRK, encoded by the coding sequence CCAGGATTGGGCCGAGATGCTGCTTCGCATGTATCTGCGCTTCTGCGAGAGAAAGGGTTTCAAGACGGAGATCACCGATTACCAGCCGGGCGATGAGGCGGGGGTCAAGGGAGTCACCTTCACCGCCGAAGGAGACTATGCCTACGGGTGGCTGCGGGCCGAAATGGGGATCCATCGCCTGGTGCGCATCTCCCCCTTCGATTCCAGTGCCAAGCGGCACACTTCCTTCTGCTCGGTGTTTGTCTTTCCTGAACTCTCCGACGAGGTGGAGGTGGAGATCAACGACAAGGATCTCAAGGTTGACACCTATCGCGCCAGCGGGGCCGGCGGACAACATATCAACAAGACCGATTCGGCCATCCGCATCACCCACTTGCCGACGGGAGTCGTCGTGGCCTGCCAGAGCGAACGCTCCCAGCACAAGAACCGGGCTACGGCCATGAAACAGCTGAAGGCGCGGCTTTATGAACTGGAGGTTGGTAAAAAAGAGGAGGAAGCTTCCGCTCTCACCGGCGAGAAAAAGGAGATCGCTTGGGGAAGCCAGATCCGCTCCTACGTGCTGCACCCCTATCGCATGGTCAAGGATCACCGCACCGGCTACGAGGTGGGTAACACGGATGCGGTGCTTGACGGTCACCTGGAGGGTTTCGTCGAAGCCTATCTGCTTAGCCGGAAATAA
- the lysS gene encoding lysine--tRNA ligase yields the protein MEELNELLLQRRSKMEELRQQGINPYANDFAAEHTTADVVAAHGEQEDLEDCAARYILAGRIMARRDFGKAAFIQVQDRKGLLQVYVARDRVGEESFDQFRRFDLGDIVGFSGTPFRTKTGELSLRADAIRILTKSLQPLPEKWHGLTDVETRYRQRYLDLIANPEVREVFLKRSRIIGLIRDFMQQRDFLEVETPMMQPIAGGATAKPFVTHHNTLKMDLFLRIAPELYLKRLVVGGFERVFEINRNFRNEGISIQHNPEFTMMEFYQAYATYKDLMDFTEELICHVSGEVVGKLKFTYGGKEVDLTPPWDRLSVREAIVKYGDIAAADLEDREKLLKYAGALGLEVDRNIGHGKLLTEIFDEVAEPNLWNPTFITEYPTEISPLSRKNEANPEVVDRFELFIVGRELANAFSELNDPLDQKERFLRQLEEKEAGDEEAHAMDADYIRALEHGLPPTAGEGIGIDRLVMLLTDSASIRDVILFPQLRPETR from the coding sequence ATGGAAGAACTCAACGAACTCCTTCTGCAGCGCCGGTCCAAAATGGAGGAGTTGCGTCAACAGGGAATCAACCCCTACGCCAACGATTTTGCCGCCGAGCATACGACCGCCGATGTAGTGGCGGCGCATGGTGAACAGGAAGATCTGGAGGATTGTGCGGCGCGTTACATCCTGGCCGGACGGATCATGGCCCGGCGCGATTTCGGCAAGGCCGCTTTCATTCAGGTACAGGATCGGAAAGGTCTTCTGCAGGTGTACGTCGCCCGGGACAGGGTGGGGGAGGAGTCTTTCGATCAGTTCCGCAGATTCGACCTCGGAGACATCGTCGGCTTCTCCGGCACCCCCTTTCGCACCAAGACGGGAGAGCTGTCGCTGCGGGCCGACGCCATCCGAATTCTGACCAAATCCCTGCAGCCGCTGCCTGAGAAATGGCACGGCCTGACCGATGTCGAAACCCGCTACCGGCAGCGCTACCTCGACCTAATCGCCAATCCGGAAGTCAGGGAAGTGTTTCTGAAGCGCAGCCGGATCATCGGCCTCATCCGCGATTTCATGCAGCAGCGTGACTTTCTCGAGGTGGAGACTCCGATGATGCAGCCGATCGCCGGCGGCGCCACGGCAAAGCCTTTCGTCACCCATCACAACACCCTGAAGATGGACCTGTTTCTGCGTATCGCCCCGGAGCTCTACCTCAAGCGCCTGGTGGTGGGGGGCTTCGAGCGGGTGTTCGAGATCAACCGCAATTTCCGCAACGAGGGAATCTCCATTCAGCACAACCCCGAGTTCACCATGATGGAATTCTACCAGGCCTATGCCACCTACAAGGACCTGATGGACTTCACCGAGGAGCTGATCTGTCATGTGTCCGGGGAGGTGGTCGGGAAACTCAAATTCACCTACGGCGGCAAGGAGGTTGATCTGACACCCCCCTGGGACAGGCTGAGCGTCCGGGAGGCGATCGTGAAGTACGGAGACATTGCCGCCGCGGATCTGGAGGACCGGGAGAAGCTCCTGAAATACGCCGGGGCTCTGGGTCTGGAGGTGGACCGGAATATCGGCCACGGCAAGCTGCTGACTGAGATCTTCGACGAGGTGGCCGAGCCGAATCTTTGGAACCCTACCTTCATTACCGAATACCCGACGGAAATTTCTCCCCTGTCACGAAAGAACGAAGCCAATCCCGAGGTGGTGGACCGCTTCGAGCTGTTCATCGTGGGGCGGGAGCTGGCCAACGCCTTCTCCGAGCTGAACGATCCTCTTGATCAGAAAGAGCGTTTTCTCAGGCAGCTGGAAGAGAAGGAAGCGGGTGACGAGGAAGCCCATGCCATGGATGCGGATTATATCCGCGCGCTGGAGCATGGACTGCCGCCTACGGCCGGGGAGGGGATCGGCATCGATCGCCTGGTCATGCTGTTGACCGACTCGGCTTCTATCCGCGACGTCATTCTCTTTCCCCAACTGCGGCCGGAGACACGGTGA
- a CDS encoding lipoprotein-releasing ABC transporter permease subunit, with the protein MSYELFVSLRYLRAKRKQTFISVISFISIAGVTLGVAALIVVLAVMTGFHDGVRQQILGNIPHVLIQKHGEDMADYEETISRVKAAPHVLDATPFVSKEAMLLSNRNVAAVSVKGIEEGNKIFQQKFLTVGDRDVEDLLFDSEATRPGIVIGIDTATSLGVAVGETINVIPPMFTITPFGMIPKMKPFRVVGISRHRGGFLDTYFAYVALSEAQVFLGEENQVTGVEVEVDSFDHAKPVASSLRQDFSYPFVVRSWEDLFGSFLSALRLEKLGLFIVLGIIVLVAAFNIATTLIMVVMEKHKDIAILRSMGANAKSIMKIFVLEGFIIGTLGTALGTMLGLIVAKNADPIIKQLENLFHVKIFDQSVYGMENFPSVVNSSDVMAVVLVAMTISLLATIYPAWRASRMDPAEALRYE; encoded by the coding sequence ATGAGTTACGAACTTTTCGTCAGCTTGAGGTACTTGCGGGCCAAGCGCAAGCAGACCTTTATTTCCGTCATTTCCTTTATTTCCATTGCCGGAGTCACTCTCGGCGTGGCGGCTCTGATCGTCGTGCTGGCGGTCATGACCGGTTTCCACGACGGCGTGCGGCAGCAGATCCTGGGCAATATTCCCCATGTTCTTATCCAGAAACATGGGGAAGACATGGCCGACTACGAGGAAACGATTTCCAGGGTCAAGGCCGCGCCGCACGTGCTGGACGCCACCCCCTTCGTTTCCAAGGAAGCCATGCTTCTCTCCAACCGCAATGTGGCAGCGGTCAGTGTCAAGGGGATCGAAGAAGGCAATAAAATTTTCCAGCAGAAATTCCTGACGGTGGGCGACCGTGATGTCGAAGATCTGCTCTTCGACTCCGAAGCGACCCGGCCCGGCATTGTCATCGGCATCGATACCGCCACGTCGCTGGGGGTCGCCGTCGGCGAGACGATCAACGTCATTCCTCCCATGTTCACCATCACCCCTTTCGGCATGATCCCCAAGATGAAGCCCTTCAGGGTGGTCGGTATTTCCCGCCATCGGGGAGGTTTTCTCGATACCTATTTTGCCTATGTCGCCCTGTCCGAAGCCCAAGTCTTTCTTGGAGAGGAGAATCAGGTGACGGGGGTGGAGGTGGAGGTCGATTCCTTTGACCACGCCAAACCGGTCGCATCCTCCCTGCGTCAGGATTTCAGCTATCCTTTCGTGGTCCGCTCGTGGGAAGATCTCTTCGGCTCCTTTCTTTCGGCTCTGCGCCTGGAGAAGCTCGGTCTTTTCATCGTCCTGGGGATTATCGTTCTGGTGGCGGCGTTCAACATCGCCACGACCCTGATCATGGTGGTGATGGAAAAGCATAAGGACATAGCCATTCTCAGGTCGATGGGAGCGAATGCCAAGAGCATCATGAAGATATTCGTTCTGGAAGGGTTCATCATCGGTACCCTGGGAACCGCTCTCGGCACGATGTTGGGCCTCATCGTGGCGAAGAATGCCGATCCGATCATCAAGCAGCTGGAGAATCTGTTTCACGTCAAGATCTTTGACCAGTCGGTCTACGGCATGGAGAATTTCCCCTCAGTGGTTAACTCTTCGGATGTCATGGCGGTGGTGCTCGTAGCCATGACCATCAGCCTGCTCGCCACCATCTATCCGGCCTGGAGAGCTTCCCGGATGGACCCGGCCGAGGCGTTGCGGTACGAATAA
- a CDS encoding ABC transporter ATP-binding protein, translating into MIEVKDLKKGFASGRGRVEVLDGIDLIIRENERVAVVGASGAGKTTLMHIIGGLDHPTSGTVLFEGKDIFTLKGAALDAFRNRTIGFVFQFHQLLPEFSALENVMMPALIARQDQKEAAEKAESLLEEVGLGHRLTHKPGELSGGEQQRVAIARALVMSPRLLLADEPTGNLDSGTSDEIYRLLHQLHQTRGLTMVIVTHSETLAKRLDRIVHMADGRFLD; encoded by the coding sequence GTGATTGAAGTCAAAGATCTGAAAAAAGGTTTCGCTTCCGGCCGGGGGCGGGTCGAGGTTCTCGATGGCATCGATCTGATCATCCGTGAAAACGAACGGGTGGCTGTCGTGGGTGCTTCCGGAGCCGGCAAGACGACGCTCATGCATATCATCGGCGGCCTTGATCACCCAACCTCCGGGACTGTCCTGTTCGAGGGGAAGGATATTTTCACCCTCAAAGGGGCCGCGCTCGATGCCTTTCGGAACAGGACCATCGGCTTCGTTTTCCAGTTCCATCAATTGCTGCCCGAGTTTTCGGCCTTGGAAAATGTCATGATGCCGGCCCTTATCGCCCGCCAGGATCAAAAGGAAGCCGCCGAAAAGGCTGAAAGTCTGCTGGAGGAGGTGGGACTCGGTCATCGACTGACCCATAAGCCGGGGGAGCTTTCCGGAGGCGAGCAGCAGCGGGTGGCCATTGCCCGGGCGCTGGTCATGTCGCCCCGTCTGCTGCTGGCCGACGAACCTACCGGGAATCTGGACAGCGGCACTTCCGATGAAATCTATCGCCTGCTTCACCAGCTTCATCAGACCCGCGGACTGACCATGGTCATTGTGACACACAGTGAAACACTGGCAAAACGTCTTGACCGGATAGTGCACATGGCGGACGGGCGTTTTCTGGATTAA
- the bamA gene encoding outer membrane protein assembly factor BamA, which translates to MYKRVFTALIVAMHLLPGISMAQEYAIGEVVIEGNRRVERSAIRSVISIEAGQTVSDEDIDRDIRAIYKLGRFEDVSAEFEKSDGAGTLIFRLTEYPLIRNIEYSGNDELSTEKLRELVTIRTPEIYSPREVAKSSEAIKKAYIEEGFHAVEISSKIDINDLHEATLTFDVKEGDKVLIRDIRFEGNTVFTDRQLKKVIETKERWFLSWLTGRGTYKQEVLENDLEIIADQYYNDGYVQVKVKQPLVTLREDKQSMDLLIEIEEGEQFQIGEMDVQGDLIRSKEDLLKLVKLTEGDIFNRKQLREDVFTLNDLYADQGYAYVNVSPLTRLDVQQKRINVTFDIEQGIQVVIGRVQISGNTKTRDKVIRREMKLVEGELFSASKVKESRRRINNLGFFEEVNVTTGKGTDEAHMDLDVNVKERPTGTFSVGFGYSSVDGIIGQGSVSQENFLGRALKLNLAGSFGGRSTTYQLGVLDPYFLDKDLALGFDVFKTEREYVDFSKKAVGANIKLGIPLTYDLRTFFLYRYEEKEIFDVDANASFLIRDQVGTSTISSITASLTRNTTDYRLDPSMGSVSEASIEFAGLGGTEKFAKYNIDHRHFFPWKWGTVFSAHGRLGYIQEVGGEDIPLDERFWLGGINTIRGFETREVGPKVRRTTEQIDPVTGKTVTVPTDEFEFIGGEKQAYFNFEYTFPLLKDMGLKGLLFFDAGNAWRKDEDYFSNMRYSVGGGIRWFSPMGPLRLEWGYNLDPEETEKPSQFEFSIGKFF; encoded by the coding sequence ATGTATAAGAGGGTTTTCACGGCACTGATTGTGGCGATGCATCTGTTGCCGGGTATTTCCATGGCACAGGAGTATGCCATCGGCGAAGTTGTGATCGAGGGAAATCGGCGGGTGGAGCGAAGCGCAATCCGTTCGGTCATTTCCATTGAGGCCGGCCAGACCGTTTCGGACGAGGATATCGACCGGGATATCCGGGCTATTTACAAGCTGGGCCGTTTCGAAGATGTGTCCGCCGAGTTCGAAAAGAGCGACGGGGCCGGTACTCTGATTTTTCGGCTCACCGAATATCCTCTGATCCGGAACATCGAGTATTCCGGAAACGACGAACTCTCCACCGAAAAGCTGAGGGAACTGGTCACCATCCGCACCCCCGAAATCTATAGCCCCAGAGAAGTCGCAAAAAGCAGTGAGGCGATCAAAAAGGCTTACATCGAGGAAGGATTTCATGCGGTCGAGATCAGCTCGAAGATCGACATCAATGATCTCCACGAAGCGACGCTTACCTTTGACGTCAAGGAGGGCGACAAGGTTCTGATCCGTGATATCCGCTTCGAAGGGAATACGGTCTTCACCGACCGGCAGCTCAAAAAAGTCATTGAAACCAAGGAACGCTGGTTCCTTTCCTGGCTCACGGGGCGGGGCACTTATAAACAGGAAGTCCTGGAGAACGATCTGGAGATCATCGCCGATCAGTATTACAACGACGGCTATGTACAGGTGAAGGTCAAACAGCCCCTGGTGACGCTGCGTGAAGACAAGCAGAGCATGGATCTGCTTATCGAAATTGAGGAGGGTGAACAGTTTCAGATCGGGGAGATGGATGTACAGGGGGACCTCATCCGGAGCAAAGAGGACCTGCTGAAACTGGTGAAGCTCACGGAAGGCGACATCTTCAATCGAAAGCAGTTGCGCGAGGACGTTTTTACCCTCAATGATCTCTATGCCGACCAGGGCTATGCCTATGTGAACGTCTCTCCCCTGACCCGTCTCGATGTTCAGCAGAAGCGGATCAATGTGACCTTTGACATCGAGCAGGGAATCCAGGTCGTGATAGGCCGGGTTCAGATCTCGGGGAATACGAAAACCCGGGACAAGGTCATACGCCGGGAGATGAAGCTGGTGGAGGGAGAACTGTTCAGCGCCAGCAAAGTGAAGGAGAGCCGGCGCCGGATAAACAACCTGGGTTTTTTCGAAGAGGTAAACGTCACCACAGGCAAGGGGACGGACGAAGCCCACATGGACCTGGATGTGAATGTCAAGGAGCGACCGACCGGAACGTTCAGTGTCGGATTCGGCTACTCCTCCGTGGACGGCATCATCGGCCAGGGCTCGGTCTCCCAGGAAAATTTTCTCGGACGGGCTCTTAAGCTGAACCTGGCAGGTTCCTTCGGCGGCAGGAGCACCACATACCAGTTGGGGGTTCTCGATCCCTACTTCCTCGATAAAGACCTGGCTCTCGGCTTCGATGTGTTCAAAACCGAACGGGAATACGTCGATTTCAGCAAGAAAGCGGTTGGGGCAAACATAAAGCTCGGCATTCCGCTGACGTACGATCTCAGGACCTTCTTTCTCTATCGTTACGAGGAAAAGGAAATTTTCGATGTCGACGCGAACGCTTCTTTCCTGATCCGGGATCAGGTGGGGACTTCCACCATCTCTTCGATCACCGCATCATTGACCCGCAATACCACCGATTACCGGCTAGATCCTTCGATGGGATCCGTTTCCGAAGCTTCGATCGAATTCGCCGGGTTGGGCGGTACGGAAAAATTCGCAAAGTACAACATTGATCACCGCCATTTCTTTCCCTGGAAGTGGGGAACGGTTTTTTCCGCTCACGGTCGTCTCGGCTATATCCAGGAGGTCGGAGGAGAGGATATTCCTCTCGATGAACGATTCTGGCTCGGCGGCATCAACACCATTCGCGGCTTTGAAACCCGAGAGGTCGGACCGAAGGTTCGACGGACGACGGAACAGATTGATCCCGTCACCGGAAAAACCGTAACGGTCCCGACCGATGAATTCGAGTTCATCGGTGGGGAAAAACAGGCCTATTTCAACTTCGAATATACTTTTCCACTGCTCAAGGACATGGGCCTCAAAGGGTTGCTCTTCTTCGATGCCGGCAATGCCTGGAGAAAGGATGAAGATTACTTCTCAAACATGCGCTACAGCGTCGGCGGCGGCATCCGATGGTTCAGTCCCATGGGGCCGCTGCGACTTGAATGGGGTTATAATCTCGACCCTGAAGAAACCGAGAAGCCCAGTCAGTTCGAATTTTCCATCGGCAAATTTTTCTGA